Proteins co-encoded in one Malus domestica chromosome 09, GDT2T_hap1 genomic window:
- the LOC103442587 gene encoding zinc finger CCCH domain-containing protein 13 isoform X2, which yields MADRKLFKTKLCVLYQRGRCARQSCSFAHGEVELRRFSGGSFHGGRDSGGDDLRDRLDRRHSPQRSYSPERNIRGRHILREYSPSRSLERERKRRKKHLDGQSDFSGSLRISNEAEDEAKEANIKLSSTGVLELKQLQSEIDMLDNRKSQLGVHLEEKSQEVDSLTSKIKELEAQLYKEKEECKRISYKVNKFVKAHSRHSKIQDQLKRSQVRLNKLGDQLALDIYGTDANEEDSSINIVSDGETTGFPVTPHNEQLNDASPSKKRLDAIRDTAKESKQSAHPTRGHLTTSSRPKKLSRWSIHPTQSNFDKEEPVNNGIGGPKVLAKEGKHDRRKTASSGILSADKLKSSESGPVVPSTSMAAHAVDTEVEFELEDKSETVENGSARIEEGAAYERGRFSFHLPPPPPILRNNHSQYEGDDEIIDVQGVE from the exons GTGGGCGGGACTCTGGAGGCGATGACTTGAGGGATAGACTTGACAGAAGGCATTCTCCGCAGCGAAGTTATTCACCAGAGAGAAATATAAGAGGCCGTCATATACTTCGTG AATATAGTCCATCCAGGTCCCTTGAGAGAGAAAG aaaaagaaggaagaaacaCTTGGATGGCCAAAGCGATTTTTCTGGAAGTTTGAGAATCTCAAATGAGGCTGAAGATGAAGCTAAAGAAGCAAATATTAAACTTAGTTCGACGGGTGTTCTTGAG TTAAAGCAATTGCAGTCAGAGATCGACATGCTTGATAACCGTAAATCTCAATTAGGG GTTCACCTGGAAGAGAAGTCTCAAGAAGTGGATAGTCTCACTTCTAAAATTAAGGAGCTTGAGGCTCAATTATACAAAGAGAAGGAGGAATGTAAGAG GATCTCCTACAAGGTGAATAAGTTTGTAAAAGCACATTCTCGTCATTCAAAGATACAAGACCAACTAAAGAg ATCACAGGTCCGACTTAATAAGTTGGGAGATCAGCTTGCCTTAGATATTTATGGAACTGATGCCAATGAAGAGGATTCGAGCATTAATATTGTTAGTGATGGTGAGACTACTGGTTTTCCAGTCACCCCCCATAATGAGCAGCTGAATGATGCTTCTCCAAGCAAGAAAAGGCTGGATGCTATTAGGGATACCGCCAAAGAATCAAAACAAAGTG CTCATCCAACAAGAGGACATCTGACAACATCTAGCAGACCAAAGAAGCTCTCTCGGTGGAGCATACACCCTACTCAATCAAATTTTGATAAGGAGGAGCCAGTGAACAATGGAATTGGCGGTCCAAAGGTTTTAGCAAAGGAAGGCAAACATGACAGGAGAAAGACTGCTTCCTCAGGCATCCTCTCTGCAGATAAG TTAAAGAGTTCGGAGTCAGGACCTGTCGTACCCTCTACCAGTATGGCTGCCCACGCAGTTGACACAGAAGTTGAATTTGAACTGGAGGATAAAAGTGAGACAGTTGAGAATGGTTCTGCTAGAATTGAGGAAGGAGCTGCATATGAGAGAGGACGCTTTTCATTTCACCTTCCTCCACCACCTCCAATCCTTAGAAATAACCATTCGCAG TATGAGGGAGATGATGAGATCATAGATGTGCAGGGAGTTGAGTAG
- the LOC103442587 gene encoding zinc finger CCCH domain-containing protein 13 isoform X1, producing MADRKLFKTKLCVLYQRGRCARQSCSFAHGEVELRRFSGGSFHGGRDSGGDDLRDRLDRRHSPQRSYSPERNIRGRHILREYSPSRSLERERKRRKKHLDGQSDFSGSLRISNEAEDEAKEANIKLSSTGVLEVQLKQLQSEIDMLDNRKSQLGVHLEEKSQEVDSLTSKIKELEAQLYKEKEECKRISYKVNKFVKAHSRHSKIQDQLKRSQVRLNKLGDQLALDIYGTDANEEDSSINIVSDGETTGFPVTPHNEQLNDASPSKKRLDAIRDTAKESKQSAHPTRGHLTTSSRPKKLSRWSIHPTQSNFDKEEPVNNGIGGPKVLAKEGKHDRRKTASSGILSADKLKSSESGPVVPSTSMAAHAVDTEVEFELEDKSETVENGSARIEEGAAYERGRFSFHLPPPPPILRNNHSQYEGDDEIIDVQGVE from the exons GTGGGCGGGACTCTGGAGGCGATGACTTGAGGGATAGACTTGACAGAAGGCATTCTCCGCAGCGAAGTTATTCACCAGAGAGAAATATAAGAGGCCGTCATATACTTCGTG AATATAGTCCATCCAGGTCCCTTGAGAGAGAAAG aaaaagaaggaagaaacaCTTGGATGGCCAAAGCGATTTTTCTGGAAGTTTGAGAATCTCAAATGAGGCTGAAGATGAAGCTAAAGAAGCAAATATTAAACTTAGTTCGACGGGTGTTCTTGAGGTGCAG TTAAAGCAATTGCAGTCAGAGATCGACATGCTTGATAACCGTAAATCTCAATTAGGG GTTCACCTGGAAGAGAAGTCTCAAGAAGTGGATAGTCTCACTTCTAAAATTAAGGAGCTTGAGGCTCAATTATACAAAGAGAAGGAGGAATGTAAGAG GATCTCCTACAAGGTGAATAAGTTTGTAAAAGCACATTCTCGTCATTCAAAGATACAAGACCAACTAAAGAg ATCACAGGTCCGACTTAATAAGTTGGGAGATCAGCTTGCCTTAGATATTTATGGAACTGATGCCAATGAAGAGGATTCGAGCATTAATATTGTTAGTGATGGTGAGACTACTGGTTTTCCAGTCACCCCCCATAATGAGCAGCTGAATGATGCTTCTCCAAGCAAGAAAAGGCTGGATGCTATTAGGGATACCGCCAAAGAATCAAAACAAAGTG CTCATCCAACAAGAGGACATCTGACAACATCTAGCAGACCAAAGAAGCTCTCTCGGTGGAGCATACACCCTACTCAATCAAATTTTGATAAGGAGGAGCCAGTGAACAATGGAATTGGCGGTCCAAAGGTTTTAGCAAAGGAAGGCAAACATGACAGGAGAAAGACTGCTTCCTCAGGCATCCTCTCTGCAGATAAG TTAAAGAGTTCGGAGTCAGGACCTGTCGTACCCTCTACCAGTATGGCTGCCCACGCAGTTGACACAGAAGTTGAATTTGAACTGGAGGATAAAAGTGAGACAGTTGAGAATGGTTCTGCTAGAATTGAGGAAGGAGCTGCATATGAGAGAGGACGCTTTTCATTTCACCTTCCTCCACCACCTCCAATCCTTAGAAATAACCATTCGCAG TATGAGGGAGATGATGAGATCATAGATGTGCAGGGAGTTGAGTAG
- the LOC103442586 gene encoding histone-lysine N-methyltransferase ATXR2, protein MEIVCPIDAELGTEISALLTPPSPADVEEYLNELIQSRSRQCNGITVKQNGELGKGVYADSDLKEGKLLLKDQMLVGLQHSSNKIDCLVCSFCFRFVGSVELQIGRRLYLQELGVSAGRDCCEADYSAEDEDLDDSGPSSSIYKEKVPLPKGIVESLMNGGLKLPYSDKFSLPPVVPCPGGCKEAYYCSKQCAESDWDLSHSLLCTGERSEAISREALVEFIQHANDTNDIFLLAAKAVSSTILKYRKLKVAYSEDREKTPNVAGSPHLSLLLKAWKPISVGHKRRWWDCIALPFDVEPSDEAAFRMQIRELAFTSLELLKAAIFDEECKPIFSLEIYGHIIAMFELNNLDLVVASPVEDYFLYIDDLPNPEKKEVEGITRPFLDALGDDYSVCCQGTAFYPLQSCMNHSCSPNAKAFKREEDRDGQATIIALKPISKGEEVTISYVDEDLPYEERRALLADYGFKCRCPKCLGEEPKLCD, encoded by the exons ATGGAGATCGTTTGCCCGATCGATGCAGAGCTGGGCACTGAAATCTCTGCTCTTCTCACACCTCCTTCACCCGCCGACGTCGAGGAGTACTTGAACGAGCTCATTCAATCCCGCAGCAGGCAATGCAATGGCATCACAGTCAAACAAAACGGAGAGCTCGGGAAAG GTGTGTACGCGGACTCGGACTTGAAAGAAGGAAAGCTTCTTCTCAAGGACCAAATGCTTGTGGGTCTTCAGCATTCTTCCAACAAG ATTGATTGTTTGGTGTGCAGTTTCTGTTTCCGTTTCGTTGGCTCTGTTGAGCTTCAAATTGGGAGGAGACTCTATTTGCAAGAATTGGGAGTTTCTGCCGGCCGAGATTGCTGTGAAGCTGACTACTCAGCTGAAGATGAAGACTTGGATGACTCTGGGCCTAGCAGTTCTATTTACAAAGAGAAAGTTCCTCTTCCGAAAGGGATTGTTGAATCTTTAATGAATGGTGGTCTAAAGTTGCCTTACTCTGATAAGTTCTCACTGCCTCCGGTTGTTCCATGTCCTGGTGGCTGTAAAGAAGCTTATTACTGCAG CAAACAATGTGCAGAGTCTGATTGGGATTTATCTCATTCCTTACTTTGCACCGGGGAGAGGTCCGAAGCAATCTCTAGGGAGGCACTTGTAGAATTTATACAGCATGCCAATG ACACAAATGATATATTCCTCCTTGCTGCGAAG GCAGTGTCTTCCACCATATTGAAGTACAGGAAGTTGAAAGTGGCTTACTCTGAAGACCGAGAGAAAACACCAAATGTTGCAGGCAGCCCTCATCTATCTTTACTCTTAAAAGCTTGGAAACCAATATCAGTGGGACACAAGAGAAG GTGGTGGGACTGCATTGCTTTGCCATTTGACGTTGAACCTTCTGATGAAGCTGCATTTAGGATGCAGATAAGAGAGTTGGCATTCACG TCACTTGAACTCCTGAAGGCAGCCATCTTTGATGAGGAATGTAAACCAA TATTCTCCCTCGAAATCTATGGGCATATAATTGCCATGTTTGAGTTGAATAATCT TGATTTGGTTGTAGCATCTCCAGTGGAAGATTATTTTTTGTACATTGATGATCTTCCAAATCCTGAAAAG AAAGAAGTTGAGGGTATTACACGACCATTTTTGGATGCTCTTGGTGATGACTATTCTGTTTGTTGCCAAG GCACAGCGTTCTATCCTTTGCAGAGTTGTATGAATCATTCTTGTAGTCCCAATGCGAAAGCATTCAAAAGAGAGGAG GACCGAGATGGCCAAGCAACGATAATTGCACTTAAGCCGATTTCCAAGGGGGAAGAG GTTACCATTTCTTACGTCGATGAAGACCTTCCTTACGAAGAGAGACGGGCATTACTTGCAGATTATGGTTTCAAGTGCAGGTGCCCGAAATGCTTAGGAGAAGAGCCAAAATTGTGTGACTAA